One Choloepus didactylus isolate mChoDid1 chromosome 8, mChoDid1.pri, whole genome shotgun sequence DNA window includes the following coding sequences:
- the MUCL1 gene encoding mucin-like protein 1 produces MKFLALLVLVGVSTVLVSGQNTTTAPTTAAATPQTTTAAPTTTSATTATTKKYIVLPTLPTLPTFPNLPTFPNLPTLPNLPTFPTLRFP; encoded by the exons ATGAAGTTCTTGGCACTCCTGGTGCTGGTTGGAGTTTCCACCGTCCTGGTCTCTGGCC AGAATACAACAACTGCTCCAACTACAGCTG CTGCCACTCCACAGACCACCACTGCGGCTCCTACCACCACCTCTGCTACCACGGCTACTACCA aaaaatatatagtgCTCCCGACTCTCCCTACTCTTCCGACTTTTCCGAATCTTCCGACTTTTCCGAATCTTCCGACTTTACCGAATCTTCCGACTTTTCCGACACTACGATTTCCCTGA